From a region of the Arvicanthis niloticus isolate mArvNil1 chromosome 6, mArvNil1.pat.X, whole genome shotgun sequence genome:
- the LOC117711938 gene encoding uncharacterized protein LOC117711938 isoform X2, which yields MRSLQPDGVENSLSQLPSRSLETGKQKRSSKRRPVSYSHWRWSQPDRARKHKAPVKAQKLELRRSLSLQGLVSFEDVSVDFTWDEWQDLDDTQRKLYRDVMLETYRSLESLGHCITKPDVIFKLEQGTGPWRVEDIPKQSRPDVQKVTDLNETSQDIEERQLWHLVITNSNTSMEEKVKLGKILNVSSNSVSNLTVKNGMRPEAFTVWQSIPPPNEPDDMQTGEEPDGSLAGKHPIHTEHHGLYNGALGTRQHFQCSSQEATCNTKALWMNKRFHIAHRSSEFGESEEAPDEVALNAQEMRWVREETYECNICKKTFCTKFKLTKHKKIHKGQKYYTCRDCEKTFIKKSYHKDQRIHAGAIRSHRCKQCEKCFHQKTQQRVHQRVPRGAKLYEMYQSEKSFSEKPNLRHYQRTHAGYKPYGCSMCGKSFYRKSHLSRHQRTHTGEKPYGCKECKKMFYHKSSLTIHQRTHTGEKPYECKKCRKTFYCKSDLNVHHRTHTGEKPYECDQCRKTFYSKSHLIIHQKIHTGDKPYECEECQKTFNRKSNLTVHQKTHTGEKPYECNVCGKTFHRRSHLNMHQGTHTGEKPYKCKECGKAFYQKSSLSRHQRNHTGSRPYACDECRKTFLHKSSLTVHQRSHTGYKPYSCEECRKTFYSKSHLTVHQRTHTGEKPYECKLCKKAFHQKSYLNRHQITHESEKRFQCQECRKMFYHKSSLTVHQRIHLRERL from the exons ATG AGGAGCTTGCAGCCTGACGGTGTGGAGAACTCCTTGAGCCAACTCCCCAGTCGAAGTCTCGAAACGGGAAAGCAGAAGAGAAGCTCTAAGAGGAGGCCAGTCAGCTACAGTCACTGGAGGTGGTCCCAGCCGGATAGagcaagaaaacacaaggcaCCAGTAAAG GCTCAAAAGCTTGAGTTGAGGAGAAGCCTTTCATTACAGGGGTTGGTGTCATTTGAGGATGTGTCTGTGGATTTCACCTGGGATGAATGGCAGGACTTGGATGACACTCAGAGGAAGCTCTACAgggatgtgatgctggagacctacagaagCCTGGAGTCCTTGG GCCACTGCATTACTAAACCTGACGTGATCTTTAAGTTGGAGCAAGGAACTGGGCCATGGAGAGTAGAAGACATCCCAAAGCAGAGCCGGCCAG atGTCCAGAAAGTAACGGACCTGAATGAAACCAGCCAGGACATTGAAGAGAGACAGTTGTGGCACCTTGTAATTACCAACAGCAACACGTCAATGGAGGAGAAAGTTAAATTAGGAAAAATACTTAATGTGAGCTCAAACAGTGTTTCAAATCTGACTGTAAAGAATGGAATGAGGCCTGAGGCATTTACTGTGTGGCAGAGCATACCTCCCCCTAACGAGCCTGATGATATGCAGACTGGAGAGGAACCTGATGGCTCTCTGGCCGGCAAGCACCCCATACACACAGAGCATCACGGGCTGTATAATGGAGCTCTAGGTACTCGGCAGCATTTTCAGTGTAGTAGTCAAGAAGCGACCTGCAACACAAAGGCATTATGGATGAATAAGAGGTTTCACATTGCACATAGGTCCAGTGAGTTTGGTGAGTCTGAGGAAGCACCTGATGAGGTAGCTCTTAATGCCCAAGAGATGAGGTGGGTACGGGAGGAAACTTATGAATGTAATATTTGTAAGAAAACATTCTGTACAAAGTTTAAGCTCACTAAAcataagaaaatacacaaaggaCAGAAATACTACACGTGTAGGGATTGTGAGAAAACCTTCATTAAGAAATCATACCACAAAGACCAGAGGATACATGCGGGGGCAATCAGGTCCCATAGATGTAAACAATGTGAGAAATGCTTTCATCAGAAAACCCAGCAGCGTGTGCACCAGAGAGTTCCCAGAGGAGCCAAACTCTATGAAATGTATCAGTCTGAAAAAAGTTTTAGCGAGAAGCCAAATCTCAGACACTATCAGAGGACCCATGCAGGTTATAAACCCTACGGATGTAGCATGTGTGGGAAGTCATTTTACCGGAAGTCACACCTCAGCAGGCACCAGAGAACTCACACAGGTGAGAAGCCCTATGGTTGTAAAGAGTGTAAAAAAATGTTCTACCATAAGTCCTCCCTCACGATCCATCAGAGAACTCACACAGGTGAGAAGCCCTATGAGTGTAAAAAATGCAGGAAAACTTTCTACTGTAAGTCAGACCTGAATGTCCATCATAGAACTCACACAGGCGAGAAGCCCTATGAGTGTGACCAGTGTAGGAAAACGTTCTACTCTAAGTCACATCTCATTATACATCAGAAAATTCACACAGGCGACAAGCCATACGAATGTGAAGAGTGTCAGAAAACCTTCAATCGTAAGTCAAACCTTACAGTgcatcagaaaacacacacaggggAGAAACCTTACGAATGCAATGTATGTGGGAAAACTTTTCACCGTCGCTCACACCTCAACATGCACCAGGGAACTCACACTGGtgagaaaccctacaaatgtaaaGAGTGCGGGAAAGCGTTCTACCAGAAGTCGAGCCTCAGCAGACATCAGAGAAACCACACAGGGAGCAGACCGTATGCATGTGACGAATGTAGGAAAACCTTCCTCCATAAATCCTccctcactgtccatcagaggagCCACACAGGCTACAAACCATACTCATGTGAGGAATGCAGGAAAACGTTTTACAGTAAGTCGCATCTCACCGTTCATCAGAGGACCCACACAGGCGAGAAGCCCTACGAATGTAAGCTATGCAAGAAGGCTTTCCACCAGAAGTCGTATCTTAATAGGCATCAGATAACTCACGAAAGTGAGAAACGATTTCAATGTCAAGAATGTAGGAAAATGTTTTATCATAAGTCATCCCTCACTGTACATCAGAGAATCCACCTGAGGGAGCGCCTGTGA
- the LOC117711938 gene encoding uncharacterized protein LOC117711938 isoform X4 — MRSLQPDGVENSLSQLPSRSLETGKQKRSSKRRPVSYSHWRWSQPDRARKHKAPVKGLVSFEDVSVDFTWDEWQDLDDTQRKLYRDVMLETYRSLESLGHCITKPDVIFKLEQGTGPWRVEDIPKQSRPDVQKVTDLNETSQDIEERQLWHLVITNSNTSMEEKVKLGKILNVSSNSVSNLTVKNGMRPEAFTVWQSIPPPNEPDDMQTGEEPDGSLAGKHPIHTEHHGLYNGALGTRQHFQCSSQEATCNTKALWMNKRFHIAHRSSEFGESEEAPDEVALNAQEMRWVREETYECNICKKTFCTKFKLTKHKKIHKGQKYYTCRDCEKTFIKKSYHKDQRIHAGAIRSHRCKQCEKCFHQKTQQRVHQRVPRGAKLYEMYQSEKSFSEKPNLRHYQRTHAGYKPYGCSMCGKSFYRKSHLSRHQRTHTGEKPYGCKECKKMFYHKSSLTIHQRTHTGEKPYECKKCRKTFYCKSDLNVHHRTHTGEKPYECDQCRKTFYSKSHLIIHQKIHTGDKPYECEECQKTFNRKSNLTVHQKTHTGEKPYECNVCGKTFHRRSHLNMHQGTHTGEKPYKCKECGKAFYQKSSLSRHQRNHTGSRPYACDECRKTFLHKSSLTVHQRSHTGYKPYSCEECRKTFYSKSHLTVHQRTHTGEKPYECKLCKKAFHQKSYLNRHQITHESEKRFQCQECRKMFYHKSSLTVHQRIHLRERL, encoded by the exons ATG AGGAGCTTGCAGCCTGACGGTGTGGAGAACTCCTTGAGCCAACTCCCCAGTCGAAGTCTCGAAACGGGAAAGCAGAAGAGAAGCTCTAAGAGGAGGCCAGTCAGCTACAGTCACTGGAGGTGGTCCCAGCCGGATAGagcaagaaaacacaaggcaCCAGTAAAG GGGTTGGTGTCATTTGAGGATGTGTCTGTGGATTTCACCTGGGATGAATGGCAGGACTTGGATGACACTCAGAGGAAGCTCTACAgggatgtgatgctggagacctacagaagCCTGGAGTCCTTGG GCCACTGCATTACTAAACCTGACGTGATCTTTAAGTTGGAGCAAGGAACTGGGCCATGGAGAGTAGAAGACATCCCAAAGCAGAGCCGGCCAG atGTCCAGAAAGTAACGGACCTGAATGAAACCAGCCAGGACATTGAAGAGAGACAGTTGTGGCACCTTGTAATTACCAACAGCAACACGTCAATGGAGGAGAAAGTTAAATTAGGAAAAATACTTAATGTGAGCTCAAACAGTGTTTCAAATCTGACTGTAAAGAATGGAATGAGGCCTGAGGCATTTACTGTGTGGCAGAGCATACCTCCCCCTAACGAGCCTGATGATATGCAGACTGGAGAGGAACCTGATGGCTCTCTGGCCGGCAAGCACCCCATACACACAGAGCATCACGGGCTGTATAATGGAGCTCTAGGTACTCGGCAGCATTTTCAGTGTAGTAGTCAAGAAGCGACCTGCAACACAAAGGCATTATGGATGAATAAGAGGTTTCACATTGCACATAGGTCCAGTGAGTTTGGTGAGTCTGAGGAAGCACCTGATGAGGTAGCTCTTAATGCCCAAGAGATGAGGTGGGTACGGGAGGAAACTTATGAATGTAATATTTGTAAGAAAACATTCTGTACAAAGTTTAAGCTCACTAAAcataagaaaatacacaaaggaCAGAAATACTACACGTGTAGGGATTGTGAGAAAACCTTCATTAAGAAATCATACCACAAAGACCAGAGGATACATGCGGGGGCAATCAGGTCCCATAGATGTAAACAATGTGAGAAATGCTTTCATCAGAAAACCCAGCAGCGTGTGCACCAGAGAGTTCCCAGAGGAGCCAAACTCTATGAAATGTATCAGTCTGAAAAAAGTTTTAGCGAGAAGCCAAATCTCAGACACTATCAGAGGACCCATGCAGGTTATAAACCCTACGGATGTAGCATGTGTGGGAAGTCATTTTACCGGAAGTCACACCTCAGCAGGCACCAGAGAACTCACACAGGTGAGAAGCCCTATGGTTGTAAAGAGTGTAAAAAAATGTTCTACCATAAGTCCTCCCTCACGATCCATCAGAGAACTCACACAGGTGAGAAGCCCTATGAGTGTAAAAAATGCAGGAAAACTTTCTACTGTAAGTCAGACCTGAATGTCCATCATAGAACTCACACAGGCGAGAAGCCCTATGAGTGTGACCAGTGTAGGAAAACGTTCTACTCTAAGTCACATCTCATTATACATCAGAAAATTCACACAGGCGACAAGCCATACGAATGTGAAGAGTGTCAGAAAACCTTCAATCGTAAGTCAAACCTTACAGTgcatcagaaaacacacacaggggAGAAACCTTACGAATGCAATGTATGTGGGAAAACTTTTCACCGTCGCTCACACCTCAACATGCACCAGGGAACTCACACTGGtgagaaaccctacaaatgtaaaGAGTGCGGGAAAGCGTTCTACCAGAAGTCGAGCCTCAGCAGACATCAGAGAAACCACACAGGGAGCAGACCGTATGCATGTGACGAATGTAGGAAAACCTTCCTCCATAAATCCTccctcactgtccatcagaggagCCACACAGGCTACAAACCATACTCATGTGAGGAATGCAGGAAAACGTTTTACAGTAAGTCGCATCTCACCGTTCATCAGAGGACCCACACAGGCGAGAAGCCCTACGAATGTAAGCTATGCAAGAAGGCTTTCCACCAGAAGTCGTATCTTAATAGGCATCAGATAACTCACGAAAGTGAGAAACGATTTCAATGTCAAGAATGTAGGAAAATGTTTTATCATAAGTCATCCCTCACTGTACATCAGAGAATCCACCTGAGGGAGCGCCTGTGA
- the LOC117711938 gene encoding uncharacterized protein LOC117711938 isoform X1 yields MLEQPERSLQPDGVENSLSQLPSRSLETGKQKRSSKRRPVSYSHWRWSQPDRARKHKAPVKAQKLELRRSLSLQGLVSFEDVSVDFTWDEWQDLDDTQRKLYRDVMLETYRSLESLGHCITKPDVIFKLEQGTGPWRVEDIPKQSRPDVQKVTDLNETSQDIEERQLWHLVITNSNTSMEEKVKLGKILNVSSNSVSNLTVKNGMRPEAFTVWQSIPPPNEPDDMQTGEEPDGSLAGKHPIHTEHHGLYNGALGTRQHFQCSSQEATCNTKALWMNKRFHIAHRSSEFGESEEAPDEVALNAQEMRWVREETYECNICKKTFCTKFKLTKHKKIHKGQKYYTCRDCEKTFIKKSYHKDQRIHAGAIRSHRCKQCEKCFHQKTQQRVHQRVPRGAKLYEMYQSEKSFSEKPNLRHYQRTHAGYKPYGCSMCGKSFYRKSHLSRHQRTHTGEKPYGCKECKKMFYHKSSLTIHQRTHTGEKPYECKKCRKTFYCKSDLNVHHRTHTGEKPYECDQCRKTFYSKSHLIIHQKIHTGDKPYECEECQKTFNRKSNLTVHQKTHTGEKPYECNVCGKTFHRRSHLNMHQGTHTGEKPYKCKECGKAFYQKSSLSRHQRNHTGSRPYACDECRKTFLHKSSLTVHQRSHTGYKPYSCEECRKTFYSKSHLTVHQRTHTGEKPYECKLCKKAFHQKSYLNRHQITHESEKRFQCQECRKMFYHKSSLTVHQRIHLRERL; encoded by the exons ATGCTGGAGCAGCCTGAG AGGAGCTTGCAGCCTGACGGTGTGGAGAACTCCTTGAGCCAACTCCCCAGTCGAAGTCTCGAAACGGGAAAGCAGAAGAGAAGCTCTAAGAGGAGGCCAGTCAGCTACAGTCACTGGAGGTGGTCCCAGCCGGATAGagcaagaaaacacaaggcaCCAGTAAAG GCTCAAAAGCTTGAGTTGAGGAGAAGCCTTTCATTACAGGGGTTGGTGTCATTTGAGGATGTGTCTGTGGATTTCACCTGGGATGAATGGCAGGACTTGGATGACACTCAGAGGAAGCTCTACAgggatgtgatgctggagacctacagaagCCTGGAGTCCTTGG GCCACTGCATTACTAAACCTGACGTGATCTTTAAGTTGGAGCAAGGAACTGGGCCATGGAGAGTAGAAGACATCCCAAAGCAGAGCCGGCCAG atGTCCAGAAAGTAACGGACCTGAATGAAACCAGCCAGGACATTGAAGAGAGACAGTTGTGGCACCTTGTAATTACCAACAGCAACACGTCAATGGAGGAGAAAGTTAAATTAGGAAAAATACTTAATGTGAGCTCAAACAGTGTTTCAAATCTGACTGTAAAGAATGGAATGAGGCCTGAGGCATTTACTGTGTGGCAGAGCATACCTCCCCCTAACGAGCCTGATGATATGCAGACTGGAGAGGAACCTGATGGCTCTCTGGCCGGCAAGCACCCCATACACACAGAGCATCACGGGCTGTATAATGGAGCTCTAGGTACTCGGCAGCATTTTCAGTGTAGTAGTCAAGAAGCGACCTGCAACACAAAGGCATTATGGATGAATAAGAGGTTTCACATTGCACATAGGTCCAGTGAGTTTGGTGAGTCTGAGGAAGCACCTGATGAGGTAGCTCTTAATGCCCAAGAGATGAGGTGGGTACGGGAGGAAACTTATGAATGTAATATTTGTAAGAAAACATTCTGTACAAAGTTTAAGCTCACTAAAcataagaaaatacacaaaggaCAGAAATACTACACGTGTAGGGATTGTGAGAAAACCTTCATTAAGAAATCATACCACAAAGACCAGAGGATACATGCGGGGGCAATCAGGTCCCATAGATGTAAACAATGTGAGAAATGCTTTCATCAGAAAACCCAGCAGCGTGTGCACCAGAGAGTTCCCAGAGGAGCCAAACTCTATGAAATGTATCAGTCTGAAAAAAGTTTTAGCGAGAAGCCAAATCTCAGACACTATCAGAGGACCCATGCAGGTTATAAACCCTACGGATGTAGCATGTGTGGGAAGTCATTTTACCGGAAGTCACACCTCAGCAGGCACCAGAGAACTCACACAGGTGAGAAGCCCTATGGTTGTAAAGAGTGTAAAAAAATGTTCTACCATAAGTCCTCCCTCACGATCCATCAGAGAACTCACACAGGTGAGAAGCCCTATGAGTGTAAAAAATGCAGGAAAACTTTCTACTGTAAGTCAGACCTGAATGTCCATCATAGAACTCACACAGGCGAGAAGCCCTATGAGTGTGACCAGTGTAGGAAAACGTTCTACTCTAAGTCACATCTCATTATACATCAGAAAATTCACACAGGCGACAAGCCATACGAATGTGAAGAGTGTCAGAAAACCTTCAATCGTAAGTCAAACCTTACAGTgcatcagaaaacacacacaggggAGAAACCTTACGAATGCAATGTATGTGGGAAAACTTTTCACCGTCGCTCACACCTCAACATGCACCAGGGAACTCACACTGGtgagaaaccctacaaatgtaaaGAGTGCGGGAAAGCGTTCTACCAGAAGTCGAGCCTCAGCAGACATCAGAGAAACCACACAGGGAGCAGACCGTATGCATGTGACGAATGTAGGAAAACCTTCCTCCATAAATCCTccctcactgtccatcagaggagCCACACAGGCTACAAACCATACTCATGTGAGGAATGCAGGAAAACGTTTTACAGTAAGTCGCATCTCACCGTTCATCAGAGGACCCACACAGGCGAGAAGCCCTACGAATGTAAGCTATGCAAGAAGGCTTTCCACCAGAAGTCGTATCTTAATAGGCATCAGATAACTCACGAAAGTGAGAAACGATTTCAATGTCAAGAATGTAGGAAAATGTTTTATCATAAGTCATCCCTCACTGTACATCAGAGAATCCACCTGAGGGAGCGCCTGTGA
- the LOC117711938 gene encoding uncharacterized protein LOC117711938 isoform X3, translating into MLEQPERSLQPDGVENSLSQLPSRSLETGKQKRSSKRRPVSYSHWRWSQPDRARKHKAPVKGLVSFEDVSVDFTWDEWQDLDDTQRKLYRDVMLETYRSLESLGHCITKPDVIFKLEQGTGPWRVEDIPKQSRPDVQKVTDLNETSQDIEERQLWHLVITNSNTSMEEKVKLGKILNVSSNSVSNLTVKNGMRPEAFTVWQSIPPPNEPDDMQTGEEPDGSLAGKHPIHTEHHGLYNGALGTRQHFQCSSQEATCNTKALWMNKRFHIAHRSSEFGESEEAPDEVALNAQEMRWVREETYECNICKKTFCTKFKLTKHKKIHKGQKYYTCRDCEKTFIKKSYHKDQRIHAGAIRSHRCKQCEKCFHQKTQQRVHQRVPRGAKLYEMYQSEKSFSEKPNLRHYQRTHAGYKPYGCSMCGKSFYRKSHLSRHQRTHTGEKPYGCKECKKMFYHKSSLTIHQRTHTGEKPYECKKCRKTFYCKSDLNVHHRTHTGEKPYECDQCRKTFYSKSHLIIHQKIHTGDKPYECEECQKTFNRKSNLTVHQKTHTGEKPYECNVCGKTFHRRSHLNMHQGTHTGEKPYKCKECGKAFYQKSSLSRHQRNHTGSRPYACDECRKTFLHKSSLTVHQRSHTGYKPYSCEECRKTFYSKSHLTVHQRTHTGEKPYECKLCKKAFHQKSYLNRHQITHESEKRFQCQECRKMFYHKSSLTVHQRIHLRERL; encoded by the exons ATGCTGGAGCAGCCTGAG AGGAGCTTGCAGCCTGACGGTGTGGAGAACTCCTTGAGCCAACTCCCCAGTCGAAGTCTCGAAACGGGAAAGCAGAAGAGAAGCTCTAAGAGGAGGCCAGTCAGCTACAGTCACTGGAGGTGGTCCCAGCCGGATAGagcaagaaaacacaaggcaCCAGTAAAG GGGTTGGTGTCATTTGAGGATGTGTCTGTGGATTTCACCTGGGATGAATGGCAGGACTTGGATGACACTCAGAGGAAGCTCTACAgggatgtgatgctggagacctacagaagCCTGGAGTCCTTGG GCCACTGCATTACTAAACCTGACGTGATCTTTAAGTTGGAGCAAGGAACTGGGCCATGGAGAGTAGAAGACATCCCAAAGCAGAGCCGGCCAG atGTCCAGAAAGTAACGGACCTGAATGAAACCAGCCAGGACATTGAAGAGAGACAGTTGTGGCACCTTGTAATTACCAACAGCAACACGTCAATGGAGGAGAAAGTTAAATTAGGAAAAATACTTAATGTGAGCTCAAACAGTGTTTCAAATCTGACTGTAAAGAATGGAATGAGGCCTGAGGCATTTACTGTGTGGCAGAGCATACCTCCCCCTAACGAGCCTGATGATATGCAGACTGGAGAGGAACCTGATGGCTCTCTGGCCGGCAAGCACCCCATACACACAGAGCATCACGGGCTGTATAATGGAGCTCTAGGTACTCGGCAGCATTTTCAGTGTAGTAGTCAAGAAGCGACCTGCAACACAAAGGCATTATGGATGAATAAGAGGTTTCACATTGCACATAGGTCCAGTGAGTTTGGTGAGTCTGAGGAAGCACCTGATGAGGTAGCTCTTAATGCCCAAGAGATGAGGTGGGTACGGGAGGAAACTTATGAATGTAATATTTGTAAGAAAACATTCTGTACAAAGTTTAAGCTCACTAAAcataagaaaatacacaaaggaCAGAAATACTACACGTGTAGGGATTGTGAGAAAACCTTCATTAAGAAATCATACCACAAAGACCAGAGGATACATGCGGGGGCAATCAGGTCCCATAGATGTAAACAATGTGAGAAATGCTTTCATCAGAAAACCCAGCAGCGTGTGCACCAGAGAGTTCCCAGAGGAGCCAAACTCTATGAAATGTATCAGTCTGAAAAAAGTTTTAGCGAGAAGCCAAATCTCAGACACTATCAGAGGACCCATGCAGGTTATAAACCCTACGGATGTAGCATGTGTGGGAAGTCATTTTACCGGAAGTCACACCTCAGCAGGCACCAGAGAACTCACACAGGTGAGAAGCCCTATGGTTGTAAAGAGTGTAAAAAAATGTTCTACCATAAGTCCTCCCTCACGATCCATCAGAGAACTCACACAGGTGAGAAGCCCTATGAGTGTAAAAAATGCAGGAAAACTTTCTACTGTAAGTCAGACCTGAATGTCCATCATAGAACTCACACAGGCGAGAAGCCCTATGAGTGTGACCAGTGTAGGAAAACGTTCTACTCTAAGTCACATCTCATTATACATCAGAAAATTCACACAGGCGACAAGCCATACGAATGTGAAGAGTGTCAGAAAACCTTCAATCGTAAGTCAAACCTTACAGTgcatcagaaaacacacacaggggAGAAACCTTACGAATGCAATGTATGTGGGAAAACTTTTCACCGTCGCTCACACCTCAACATGCACCAGGGAACTCACACTGGtgagaaaccctacaaatgtaaaGAGTGCGGGAAAGCGTTCTACCAGAAGTCGAGCCTCAGCAGACATCAGAGAAACCACACAGGGAGCAGACCGTATGCATGTGACGAATGTAGGAAAACCTTCCTCCATAAATCCTccctcactgtccatcagaggagCCACACAGGCTACAAACCATACTCATGTGAGGAATGCAGGAAAACGTTTTACAGTAAGTCGCATCTCACCGTTCATCAGAGGACCCACACAGGCGAGAAGCCCTACGAATGTAAGCTATGCAAGAAGGCTTTCCACCAGAAGTCGTATCTTAATAGGCATCAGATAACTCACGAAAGTGAGAAACGATTTCAATGTCAAGAATGTAGGAAAATGTTTTATCATAAGTCATCCCTCACTGTACATCAGAGAATCCACCTGAGGGAGCGCCTGTGA